One Stenotrophomonas oahuensis genomic region harbors:
- the hisS gene encoding histidine--tRNA ligase, translated as MIKPRTPSGTLELLPRQQIAFQRMLDVIRRNYERFGFLPVETPVFELSDVLLTKSGGETERQVYFAQSTGALANAAEAGDKSLPELALRFDLTVPLARYVAEHEHDLTFPFRRYQMQRVYRGERAQRGRFREFYQCDIDVIGKDTLSTRYDAEVLAVIHAVFSELRIGDFSVQLNNRKLMRGFFESLGVADGERQLAVLREVDKLDKRGADYVRETLTGEGFGIPAEQVERILAFVAVRSTSHADALVQLDALVADAAASETLKVGVAELREVLTLVKALGVPETSYCLNFSIARGLDYYTGTVYETTLTDHPQIGSICSGGRYEDLASHYTKSKLPGVGISIGLSRLFWQLQEAGLIAGIEDSSVHALVALMDDNGLPDSLDLARRLRAGGINTEVQMEPKKIGKQFQYAAKAGIRFVVLVGEDELARGVVAVKDLLREQQFEVAREELASALQVELEQTRAMA; from the coding sequence GTGATCAAGCCCCGTACGCCGTCCGGCACCCTGGAACTGCTGCCGCGCCAGCAGATCGCGTTCCAGCGCATGCTGGACGTCATCCGCCGCAATTACGAGCGGTTCGGGTTCCTGCCGGTCGAAACGCCGGTGTTCGAACTGTCGGATGTGCTGCTGACCAAGTCCGGCGGTGAAACCGAGCGCCAGGTGTACTTCGCGCAGTCCACCGGTGCCCTGGCCAACGCGGCCGAAGCCGGCGACAAGAGCCTGCCGGAACTGGCCCTGCGTTTCGACCTGACCGTGCCGCTGGCCCGTTACGTGGCCGAGCACGAGCACGACCTGACCTTCCCGTTCCGCCGTTACCAGATGCAGCGCGTGTACCGCGGCGAGCGCGCCCAGCGCGGTCGTTTCCGCGAGTTCTACCAGTGCGACATCGACGTGATCGGCAAGGACACGCTGAGCACGCGTTACGACGCCGAAGTGCTGGCGGTGATCCACGCGGTGTTCTCGGAACTGCGCATTGGTGATTTCTCGGTACAGCTGAACAACCGCAAGCTGATGCGCGGCTTCTTCGAAAGCCTGGGCGTGGCCGACGGTGAGCGCCAGCTGGCGGTGCTGCGTGAAGTGGACAAGCTGGACAAGCGCGGCGCGGACTACGTGCGTGAAACGCTGACCGGCGAAGGGTTTGGTATTCCCGCCGAGCAGGTGGAACGCATCCTGGCGTTCGTGGCGGTGCGTTCGACCAGCCACGCCGATGCGTTGGTGCAGCTGGACGCGCTGGTGGCGGACGCGGCCGCAAGCGAAACGCTGAAGGTGGGCGTGGCCGAACTGCGCGAGGTGCTGACGCTGGTGAAGGCACTGGGTGTGCCGGAAACGTCGTACTGCCTGAACTTCTCGATTGCGCGCGGCCTGGATTACTACACCGGCACGGTGTACGAAACCACGCTGACCGACCACCCGCAGATCGGCTCGATCTGCTCGGGCGGCCGTTACGAAGACCTGGCCAGCCACTACACCAAGTCGAAGCTGCCGGGCGTGGGCATTTCCATCGGCCTGAGCCGCCTGTTCTGGCAGCTGCAGGAAGCCGGGCTGATTGCCGGCATCGAAGACAGCAGCGTGCACGCGCTGGTGGCCTTGATGGACGACAACGGCCTGCCGGATTCGCTGGACCTGGCCCGTCGCCTGCGCGCCGGTGGCATCAACACCGAAGTGCAGATGGAGCCGAAGAAGATCGGCAAGCAGTTCCAGTACGCCGCGAAGGCGGGCATCCGCTTCGTGGTGCTGGTGGGCGAAGACGAACTGGCCCGCGGCGTGGTGGCGGTAAAGGACCTGCTGCGCGAACAGCAGTTCGAAGTCGCCCGCGAAGAACTGGCCAGTGCCCTGCAGGTAGAACTGGAACAGACCCGCGCGATGGCGTGA
- a CDS encoding ankyrin repeat domain-containing protein — MLRHVPIDRNQEAPAPAASDHIAPIATADRLSHTAVMPIEPLAASTSASRAINHDTNHTVQSDSALPLGSLLNGPSPLPSDATTPQKHTPQFANLNLISCESRQSLLEKLTTQDLACLVQAANALRADCLTAAMSKDPATLNAQWFDAAGRNDTDTISVLLEAGFDRNTLDHDRKTAIYYAAGNGNLEATKLLLDPVGDGLGVTTVDGASGASHLLHYFASWGHATAVSTLIAAGCHPDSMESGKTALMAAIEVGKEECIRTLLDAGASVNGTNTPGNDSPLSIAVREKRNTVVQMLLQKPGINLTNYDSEGLTPVGRAKQDRLYDRLKPNMLELFKEHMAKREHPEARAWTRAAVAGDISTLTDIHSRHGSDFVDAYSPGSNSALHFASMNDRQEAAALLLSWGADPGAHVGDGMTPTGVAVIKGHAGMVALLLKIPQNLDVLDVWGTSVLLKAVAMKRADIVSLLLIAGASANLPENRHQETPLHAAAWNGDTATLRLLLQHGGDLRALNKGGLTPLDRARLSGSAETVSVIEDHLRNTEASRA; from the coding sequence ATGCTCCGGCATGTCCCTATAGATCGAAATCAGGAAGCGCCTGCGCCCGCCGCATCAGACCATATCGCCCCCATTGCAACCGCTGACCGTCTCAGCCATACCGCTGTCATGCCCATCGAGCCCCTTGCCGCATCAACCTCCGCATCGCGCGCAATCAACCACGACACCAACCACACCGTTCAATCAGACTCCGCGCTGCCCCTGGGCAGCCTGCTCAACGGCCCCTCGCCGCTCCCCTCTGATGCAACGACGCCGCAGAAACACACACCGCAGTTCGCAAATCTCAACCTCATCTCATGCGAAAGCCGGCAATCACTTCTCGAAAAGCTGACTACACAGGATCTGGCTTGCCTGGTGCAGGCAGCCAACGCGTTGCGCGCTGACTGCCTCACTGCGGCAATGTCCAAGGACCCTGCAACGCTTAACGCGCAGTGGTTTGACGCCGCTGGCCGCAACGACACGGACACGATCAGCGTTCTGCTCGAGGCTGGCTTCGACCGTAACACCCTTGACCACGACAGAAAGACGGCTATTTACTACGCAGCCGGAAACGGAAACCTTGAAGCGACAAAATTGCTGCTGGATCCGGTAGGAGACGGGCTAGGCGTCACCACAGTGGATGGCGCTTCAGGGGCGTCTCATCTGCTTCACTATTTCGCCAGCTGGGGCCATGCCACTGCCGTCAGCACACTCATCGCCGCGGGCTGTCATCCTGACTCCATGGAATCAGGAAAAACCGCGCTGATGGCTGCAATCGAGGTAGGCAAAGAGGAGTGCATTCGAACGCTGCTGGACGCAGGCGCGAGCGTGAATGGGACCAACACTCCTGGCAACGATAGTCCCCTCTCCATCGCGGTTCGAGAGAAGCGAAACACGGTCGTCCAGATGCTGCTTCAAAAGCCAGGCATCAACCTGACAAACTACGACAGCGAAGGACTGACCCCGGTCGGTAGAGCGAAGCAGGACCGTCTGTACGACCGGCTCAAGCCCAACATGCTTGAGCTTTTTAAAGAGCATATGGCAAAACGCGAGCATCCCGAGGCAAGAGCGTGGACCCGGGCTGCTGTTGCCGGTGACATCAGCACGCTGACCGACATTCACTCCCGGCATGGAAGCGATTTCGTCGATGCGTATTCCCCTGGTTCCAACAGCGCTCTCCATTTTGCCTCAATGAATGACCGCCAGGAGGCGGCCGCATTGCTGCTCAGTTGGGGTGCAGATCCGGGCGCACACGTCGGGGATGGTATGACGCCAACGGGGGTCGCAGTGATCAAGGGCCATGCAGGCATGGTTGCGCTGCTGTTGAAAATCCCCCAGAACCTCGACGTCCTGGACGTGTGGGGGACATCGGTTCTGCTCAAGGCCGTCGCCATGAAGCGAGCTGACATCGTCAGCCTGCTTCTAATTGCCGGAGCCTCAGCCAATCTCCCGGAAAACAGACACCAGGAGACGCCGCTTCATGCTGCGGCGTGGAATGGAGATACAGCCACACTGAGGTTGCTGCTCCAGCACGGGGGCGATCTGCGCGCCTTGAACAAGGGTGGATTGACACCATTGGATCGTGCTCGACTGTCCGGCTCGGCTGAGACTGTCAGCGTGATCGAGGATCACCTGCGAAATACTGAAGCCAGCAGAGCGTAG
- a CDS encoding YerC/YecD family TrpR-related protein: protein MKTRPDPRQKDPQADLECLARAFAGLTEPEQVTAFLRDLCTPAELEALADRWKVVPLLQQGVPYREIHELTGVSVTTTGRVARSLEHGHRGYAAAIAVTSATPESE, encoded by the coding sequence ATGAAAACACGCCCCGACCCCCGCCAGAAGGACCCCCAGGCTGACCTTGAGTGCCTGGCGCGGGCCTTTGCTGGCCTGACTGAACCTGAACAAGTCACCGCCTTCCTGCGTGACCTGTGCACCCCCGCCGAGCTGGAGGCCCTGGCCGACCGCTGGAAGGTGGTGCCGCTGCTGCAGCAGGGCGTGCCGTATCGCGAAATCCATGAGTTGACCGGTGTCAGCGTGACCACCACCGGGCGCGTCGCCCGTTCCCTCGAGCATGGGCATCGCGGCTATGCCGCCGCCATCGCCGTCACGTCTGCCACCCCCGAATCCGAGTAG
- the hisG gene encoding ATP phosphoribosyltransferase — protein MSATQNAPARDRLRIAIQKSGRLAEPARSLLTACGLSWRQSRDKLFCYGESLPVDLLLVRDDDIPGLIADGVCDFGIVGRNELDEQAAARRQIGLPDTYQALRGLNFGQCRLMLAVPEEWDWQGVQQLAGKRIATSYPAILTDWLAAQGVDAQVVELSGSVEIAPRLGTADLICDLVSSGATLAANQLKPVETLLESEAVLAGPVRTPDDARAGLMAMLLRRLDGVVKQQDSKLLMFRAAAERVSELTRLLPDADPLEQLPDDGGHLRLQTMCHGALTWQRLEELERAGAQGLKVLSVERSLA, from the coding sequence ATGAGTGCAACCCAGAACGCCCCGGCACGTGACCGGCTGCGTATCGCCATCCAGAAGAGTGGCCGCCTCGCCGAGCCCGCCCGCAGCCTGCTTACCGCCTGCGGCCTGAGCTGGCGGCAGAGCCGCGACAAGCTGTTCTGCTATGGCGAATCGCTGCCGGTGGACCTGCTGCTGGTGCGCGATGACGACATCCCCGGCCTGATTGCCGATGGCGTCTGCGACTTCGGCATCGTCGGTCGCAACGAACTGGACGAGCAGGCCGCCGCGCGCCGCCAGATCGGTCTGCCCGATACCTACCAGGCCCTGCGAGGCCTGAACTTCGGCCAGTGCCGCCTGATGCTCGCCGTGCCCGAAGAATGGGACTGGCAGGGCGTGCAGCAACTGGCCGGCAAGCGCATCGCCACCAGCTACCCTGCCATCCTCACCGACTGGCTGGCCGCCCAGGGCGTCGATGCCCAGGTGGTGGAACTGTCCGGCTCGGTCGAAATCGCCCCACGCCTGGGCACCGCCGACCTGATCTGCGACCTGGTGTCCAGCGGTGCCACCCTGGCCGCCAACCAGCTCAAGCCCGTCGAGACTCTGCTTGAAAGCGAAGCCGTGCTGGCCGGCCCGGTGCGCACGCCCGACGACGCCCGCGCCGGCCTGATGGCCATGCTGCTGCGTCGCCTGGACGGCGTGGTCAAGCAACAGGACAGCAAGCTGCTGATGTTCCGCGCGGCCGCCGAACGCGTCAGCGAACTGACCCGCCTGCTGCCGGATGCGGATCCGCTGGAACAGCTGCCCGACGATGGTGGCCACCTGCGGCTGCAGACCATGTGCCACGGCGCGCTCACCTGGCAGCGTCTGGAAGAACTGGAACGCGCCGGTGCGCAGGGTTTGAAGGTACTGAGCGTGGAGCGGTCGCTGGCATGA
- the hisD gene encoding histidinol dehydrogenase, with product MNRLQWNQLDSAAQADALQRPVQAVAARTRESVAALIAAVREDGDAALREISLRFDGIAPDSFEVSDEEFAAAERAVPAELRQAMIDAAERIRVFHKAGMSQGYAVDTAPGVRCERMVRAIGRVGLYVPAGSAPLPSTALMLGVPAQLAGCREVVLCTPPRKDGTADPAVLVAARLTGVDRVFKLGGAQAVAAMAYGTDSVPACDKLFGPGNSYVTEAKQQVAQDGAAAIDMPAGPSEVLVIADAGANPAFVAADLLSQAEHGPDSQVLLLTDDAALLEKVEAQVQEQLAQLSRADIATQALGSSRLILVESLVQAFQISNRYAPEHLILALREPRDWLPQVEAAGSVFLGDYTPEALGDYCSGTNHVLPTAGAARAYSGVSVSSFQNMISVQQATVQGIAGIGDSARVLARAEGLDAHENAVALRMETAA from the coding sequence ATGAATCGTCTGCAATGGAACCAACTTGATAGCGCTGCGCAGGCCGATGCGCTGCAGCGTCCGGTACAGGCGGTGGCCGCACGCACCCGTGAATCGGTCGCCGCCCTGATTGCTGCCGTGCGCGAAGACGGCGATGCCGCGCTTCGCGAAATCAGCCTGCGCTTCGACGGCATCGCGCCCGACAGCTTTGAAGTCAGCGACGAGGAATTTGCCGCCGCCGAACGTGCGGTGCCGGCCGAACTGCGCCAGGCGATGATCGATGCCGCCGAACGCATCCGCGTCTTCCACAAGGCCGGCATGAGCCAGGGCTATGCGGTGGACACCGCGCCGGGTGTGCGCTGCGAGCGCATGGTGCGTGCGATTGGCCGCGTTGGCCTGTACGTGCCCGCAGGCAGCGCACCGTTGCCGTCCACCGCGTTGATGCTGGGCGTGCCGGCACAGCTGGCCGGCTGCCGGGAAGTGGTGCTGTGCACGCCGCCGCGCAAGGATGGCACCGCCGATCCCGCGGTGCTGGTCGCGGCGCGTCTGACCGGCGTAGACCGGGTGTTCAAGCTCGGTGGTGCGCAGGCGGTTGCCGCGATGGCCTACGGCACCGACAGCGTACCGGCCTGCGACAAGCTGTTCGGGCCGGGCAACAGCTATGTCACCGAAGCCAAGCAGCAGGTTGCGCAGGACGGGGCCGCCGCCATCGACATGCCAGCGGGCCCGTCGGAAGTGCTGGTGATTGCCGATGCGGGTGCCAACCCCGCGTTCGTGGCCGCTGACCTGCTTTCGCAGGCCGAGCACGGCCCGGATTCGCAGGTGCTGCTGCTCACCGACGATGCCGCGCTGCTGGAAAAGGTGGAGGCGCAGGTGCAGGAACAGCTGGCCCAGCTGTCCCGCGCGGATATTGCCACGCAGGCATTGGGCAGTTCACGACTGATCCTGGTCGAGTCGCTGGTGCAGGCCTTCCAGATCAGCAACCGCTACGCACCGGAACATCTCATTCTGGCCCTGCGCGAGCCGCGTGACTGGCTGCCGCAGGTGGAGGCCGCCGGTTCGGTGTTCCTGGGTGACTACACGCCGGAAGCGCTGGGCGACTACTGCAGCGGCACCAACCACGTGCTGCCCACGGCCGGTGCCGCGCGCGCTTACAGCGGCGTCAGCGTGTCCAGCTTCCAGAACATGATCAGCGTGCAGCAGGCCACGGTGCAGGGCATTGCCGGAATCGGTGACAGTGCACGCGTGCTGGCCCGCGCGGAAGGCCTGGACGCGCACGAGAATGCGGTGGCGCTGCGCATGGAGACGGCGGCATGA
- the hisC gene encoding histidinol-phosphate transaminase, with protein MNASSVLSLVREDLRAFAGYSSARSSALVGDVWLNANESAWANPADPQGSARRYPEPQPEALRARLAALYGCTPEQLLIGRGSDEAIDLLVRALCEPGRDAVLVTPPVFGMYAVCARLQNAPLLEVPLVDSDTGLNADIDAIIATALSGKAKLVFLCTPSNPAGSSIALSDIERVATALRGRAVVVVDEAYGEYAEQPSAVTLLDRYDNLAVLRTLSKAHALAAARIGSLIAAPELIQLLRRCQAPYPVPAPCSALALAALEPAALTTTAARVAEVKAERARLQQALQNAPGVRRVYASQGNYLLVRFNDAQRAFDALLATGVVVRDQRAAPQLGDALRITVGSPAENDRVLQVLTAGRAAA; from the coding sequence ATGAACGCCTCCTCCGTGCTTTCGCTGGTGCGCGAGGATCTGCGCGCGTTTGCGGGTTACTCCTCGGCGCGCAGCAGCGCGCTGGTGGGCGATGTATGGCTCAACGCCAATGAGTCGGCCTGGGCCAACCCGGCCGACCCACAGGGCAGCGCACGCCGCTACCCGGAACCGCAGCCGGAGGCGCTGCGCGCGCGGCTGGCCGCGCTGTATGGCTGCACGCCCGAGCAGCTGCTGATCGGGCGCGGCAGCGACGAAGCGATTGATCTGCTGGTGCGCGCCCTGTGCGAGCCCGGCCGCGACGCGGTGCTGGTGACGCCGCCGGTGTTCGGCATGTACGCGGTGTGTGCGCGTCTGCAGAACGCGCCGCTGCTGGAAGTGCCGCTGGTGGACAGCGACACTGGGCTCAACGCCGACATCGACGCGATCATTGCCACCGCACTGTCGGGCAAGGCCAAGCTGGTGTTCCTGTGCACGCCGTCGAACCCGGCCGGCAGCAGCATCGCCTTGAGCGACATCGAACGCGTCGCCACCGCGCTGCGGGGCAGGGCAGTGGTGGTGGTCGACGAAGCGTATGGCGAGTACGCCGAGCAGCCTTCCGCAGTGACCCTGCTGGACCGTTACGACAACCTTGCCGTGCTGCGCACGCTGTCCAAAGCGCACGCCCTGGCCGCTGCCCGCATCGGCTCACTGATCGCCGCGCCGGAACTGATCCAGCTGCTGCGCCGCTGCCAGGCCCCGTACCCGGTGCCGGCACCGTGCAGTGCGCTGGCACTGGCCGCGCTGGAGCCGGCGGCACTGACCACCACCGCAGCACGCGTGGCCGAAGTGAAGGCCGAACGCGCCCGCCTGCAGCAGGCACTTCAGAATGCACCCGGCGTCCGCCGCGTGTATGCCTCACAGGGCAACTATCTGCTGGTCCGCTTCAATGACGCGCAGAGGGCATTCGACGCACTGCTCGCCACCGGTGTGGTGGTGCGCGACCAGCGCGCCGCACCGCAGTTGGGCGACGCCCTGCGCATCACCGTGGGCAGCCCGGCCGAGAACGACCGTGTGCTGCAGGTACTCACCGCCGGGAGGGCCGCCGCATGA
- the hisB gene encoding bifunctional histidinol-phosphatase/imidazoleglycerol-phosphate dehydratase HisB, whose protein sequence is MTPILFVDRDGTLIEEPADFQIDAYEKIRFVRDVIPAMLKLRDAGYQFVIVSNQDGLGSEGYPQASFDGPNNLMLQIFESQGIVFRDVLIDGTWPHDSAPTRKPGIGMMLPYLQDRNIDWARSGMVGDRPTDIQFAQNMNIRGFQLRTGQFGGEWDWNGIAHELADAPRRATVQRNTKETRIRVDVDLDRTAEPKTHTGLPFFDHMLEQIGKHGGFALSVQAEGDLHIDEHHTIEDTGLALGQALREALGDKRGIGRYGFTLPMDETLASAALDFSGRPYFVFEGEFKRERVGDMPTELVPHFFRSLCDASGLNLHLSVRGDNDHHKVEACFKALARALRQALPRQGTALPSTKGAL, encoded by the coding sequence ATGACCCCTATTCTGTTCGTCGACCGCGACGGCACCCTGATTGAAGAGCCGGCCGATTTCCAGATCGACGCGTACGAGAAGATCCGCTTCGTACGCGATGTGATTCCGGCCATGCTCAAGCTGCGCGATGCCGGCTACCAGTTCGTGATTGTCAGCAACCAGGACGGGCTGGGCAGCGAGGGCTACCCGCAGGCAAGCTTCGACGGCCCCAACAACCTGATGCTGCAGATCTTCGAAAGCCAGGGCATCGTGTTCCGTGACGTGCTGATTGACGGCACCTGGCCGCACGACAGCGCGCCGACCCGCAAGCCGGGCATCGGCATGATGCTGCCGTACCTGCAGGACCGGAACATCGACTGGGCGCGTTCGGGCATGGTGGGCGACCGCCCGACCGACATCCAGTTCGCGCAGAACATGAACATCCGCGGCTTCCAGCTACGCACCGGACAGTTCGGCGGCGAGTGGGACTGGAACGGCATTGCCCACGAACTGGCCGACGCCCCGCGCCGCGCCACCGTGCAGCGTAATACCAAAGAAACCCGCATCCGCGTGGATGTGGACCTGGACCGCACCGCCGAGCCGAAAACCCACACCGGCCTGCCGTTCTTCGACCACATGCTGGAGCAGATCGGCAAGCACGGCGGTTTCGCGCTGAGCGTGCAGGCCGAGGGCGACCTGCACATCGACGAACACCACACCATTGAGGACACCGGGCTGGCGTTGGGTCAGGCATTGCGTGAGGCGCTGGGCGACAAGCGCGGCATCGGTCGCTATGGCTTCACCCTGCCGATGGACGAAACCCTGGCCAGCGCCGCGCTGGATTTCAGTGGCCGCCCGTACTTCGTGTTCGAAGGTGAGTTCAAGCGCGAACGGGTAGGCGACATGCCGACCGAACTGGTGCCGCACTTCTTCCGCTCGCTGTGCGATGCGTCCGGGTTGAACCTGCACCTGAGCGTGCGCGGCGACAACGACCACCACAAGGTGGAAGCCTGCTTCAAGGCGCTGGCGCGTGCGCTGCGCCAGGCGCTACCGCGCCAGGGCACGGCACTGCCCAGCACCAAGGGGGCGCTGTGA
- the hisH gene encoding imidazole glycerol phosphate synthase subunit HisH produces MTEVALIDAGGANLGSVRYALERLGARVQLVRTAAGLEGAQRVILPGVGAAKPAMQRLHEQGLVEPLRRLEAPLMGICLGMQLLFEHSEESGVETLALIPGTVRKLVPATGIRVPHMGWNRLLPLKPSLLLKDIPERASAYFVHSYAAPLNAHTVAACDHGGLFTAMVEQGRYFGAQFHPERSGDTGSLMLRNFLEGTAV; encoded by the coding sequence GTGACCGAGGTTGCGCTGATTGATGCCGGTGGGGCCAACCTGGGCTCGGTGCGCTATGCACTGGAGCGCCTCGGCGCGCGCGTGCAGCTGGTGCGCACCGCAGCCGGGCTGGAAGGCGCGCAGCGGGTGATCCTGCCCGGTGTGGGTGCGGCCAAGCCAGCAATGCAACGCCTGCATGAGCAGGGACTGGTGGAACCGCTGCGGCGTCTGGAAGCGCCGCTGATGGGCATCTGCCTGGGCATGCAGCTGTTGTTCGAGCATTCGGAAGAGTCCGGCGTGGAAACGCTGGCGCTGATTCCCGGCACGGTGCGCAAGCTGGTGCCGGCCACCGGCATCCGCGTGCCGCACATGGGCTGGAACCGGCTGCTGCCGCTGAAGCCGTCGCTGCTGCTGAAGGACATTCCCGAGCGCGCCAGTGCCTACTTCGTGCACAGCTACGCCGCACCGCTGAACGCCCACACCGTGGCCGCCTGCGATCACGGTGGGCTGTTTACCGCGATGGTGGAGCAGGGCCGTTACTTCGGTGCCCAGTTCCATCCCGAGCGTTCTGGCGACACCGGTTCGCTGATGCTGCGTAATTTCCTTGAGGGCACTGCTGTATGA
- the hisA gene encoding 1-(5-phosphoribosyl)-5-[(5-phosphoribosylamino)methylideneamino]imidazole-4-carboxamide isomerase, with protein MSFTVYPALDIREGRVVRLRQGDYAQETHYGDDPLPRAQAFEAQGANWMHLVDLDAARAGGYTLAPLLGAIRAHTGLQVQTGGGVRSRDDVARILEAGASRVVVGSLAVREPEQVIGWLGEFGPERITIALDARQDEQGLWQLPVHGWTENAGVTLDVLADRYAAAGLRHLLCTDIARDGMLAGPNLELYRHLAARLPGVAVQASGGVRDVADVAAARAAGCAGAVLGKALLEQRMDLGEALAC; from the coding sequence ATGAGCTTCACCGTTTACCCCGCATTGGATATCCGCGAAGGCCGCGTGGTGCGCCTGCGTCAGGGCGACTATGCGCAGGAGACCCACTACGGCGACGATCCGCTGCCGCGAGCACAGGCGTTTGAAGCGCAGGGCGCGAACTGGATGCATCTGGTGGACCTGGACGCGGCCCGCGCCGGCGGCTACACGCTGGCTCCGCTGCTCGGTGCGATCCGCGCCCACACCGGTTTGCAGGTGCAGACCGGCGGCGGCGTACGTAGCCGCGATGACGTGGCGCGCATTCTGGAGGCAGGTGCCAGCCGCGTGGTGGTCGGGTCGCTGGCAGTGCGCGAGCCGGAACAGGTGATCGGTTGGCTGGGCGAGTTCGGCCCGGAACGCATCACCATTGCGCTGGACGCACGCCAGGACGAGCAGGGCCTGTGGCAGTTGCCGGTGCACGGCTGGACCGAAAACGCCGGAGTTACCCTGGATGTGCTCGCCGACCGCTATGCGGCCGCTGGGCTGCGCCACCTGCTGTGCACCGACATCGCGCGCGACGGCATGCTGGCCGGCCCGAATCTGGAGCTCTACCGTCACCTCGCTGCACGTCTGCCCGGCGTGGCAGTGCAGGCTTCCGGCGGTGTACGTGACGTGGCCGACGTGGCCGCTGCACGTGCGGCCGGCTGTGCTGGTGCGGTACTGGGCAAGGCGCTGCTGGAACAGCGCATGGACCTGGGCGAGGCACTGGCATGTTGA
- the hisF gene encoding imidazole glycerol phosphate synthase subunit HisF, whose amino-acid sequence MLSRRIIPCLDVRDGRVVKGVRFRDHVDMGDIAELAQRYRDQGADELVFYDIGASPEARSVDVAWIERIARLIDIPFCVAGGIDSVETARRVLFAGADKISINSPALGRPELITELADEFGVQCVVVGIDSVREPDGQWRVRRFTGDPSKTQAVPVRTLDWVQEVQRRGAGEIVLNCMDSDGVRRGYDVEQLAQARAVCQVPLIASGGAGEMQHFADVFDQADVDGALAASVFHSGSIAIPALKQFLRMQQIEVRDVY is encoded by the coding sequence ATGTTGAGCCGGCGCATCATTCCCTGCCTGGACGTGCGCGATGGCCGCGTGGTCAAGGGCGTGCGCTTCCGCGACCACGTCGACATGGGCGACATCGCCGAACTGGCGCAGCGCTACCGCGACCAGGGCGCGGACGAACTGGTGTTCTATGACATCGGAGCCAGCCCGGAAGCGCGCTCGGTGGACGTGGCCTGGATCGAGCGCATCGCGCGCCTGATCGACATTCCGTTCTGCGTGGCCGGCGGCATCGACAGCGTTGAAACCGCGCGCCGGGTGCTGTTTGCCGGTGCCGACAAGATCTCCATCAACTCGCCGGCGCTGGGCCGGCCGGAGCTGATCACCGAACTGGCCGACGAATTCGGGGTGCAGTGTGTGGTGGTCGGCATCGACTCCGTGCGCGAGCCGGATGGCCAGTGGCGCGTGCGCCGCTTCACCGGCGATCCCAGCAAAACCCAGGCGGTACCGGTGCGTACCCTGGACTGGGTGCAGGAAGTACAACGCCGGGGTGCGGGCGAGATCGTGCTCAACTGCATGGACAGCGACGGCGTGCGCCGCGGTTACGACGTGGAGCAGCTGGCCCAGGCCCGTGCGGTCTGCCAGGTGCCGTTGATCGCCTCTGGCGGGGCTGGCGAGATGCAGCACTTTGCCGACGTGTTCGACCAGGCCGACGTGGACGGGGCGCTGGCCGCCAGCGTGTTCCACAGTGGGTCGATTGCCATTCCCGCGCTGAAGCAGTTCCTGCGCATGCAACAGATCGAGGTACGTGATGTCTATTGA
- the hisIE gene encoding bifunctional phosphoribosyl-AMP cyclohydrolase/phosphoribosyl-ATP diphosphatase HisIE, translating into MSIEVLPSRQALEQLDWSKGDGLLPVVVQDADTLAVLMLGYANAESLAATLASGQMTFYSRSKQRLWTKGESSGNVLSVLAVRVDCDNDTLLVTARPAGPTCHTGAESCFERAPGNFLGRLDALVQRREQQRPEKSYTTSLFEAGVRRIAQKVGEEGVETALAGVVQDDAALLGESADLLFHLIVLLRARGLSLDDAVAVLQERHAR; encoded by the coding sequence ATGTCTATTGAAGTGCTGCCGTCCCGGCAGGCGCTGGAGCAGCTGGACTGGAGCAAGGGCGACGGCCTGCTGCCGGTGGTGGTGCAGGACGCCGATACGTTGGCCGTGCTGATGCTGGGCTATGCCAACGCCGAGTCGCTGGCGGCCACCCTGGCCAGCGGCCAGATGACCTTCTACAGCCGCAGCAAACAGCGCCTGTGGACCAAGGGCGAGTCGTCGGGCAACGTGCTCAGCGTGCTTGCGGTACGGGTGGACTGCGACAACGACACCCTGCTGGTCACCGCGCGCCCGGCCGGACCGACCTGCCACACCGGCGCGGAAAGCTGCTTCGAGCGTGCCCCGGGCAACTTCCTTGGGCGGCTGGACGCCTTGGTGCAGCGGCGCGAGCAGCAGCGCCCGGAGAAGAGCTACACCACGAGTCTGTTCGAAGCTGGCGTGCGCCGCATCGCCCAGAAGGTGGGCGAGGAAGGGGTGGAAACCGCGCTGGCCGGCGTGGTGCAGGACGACGCCGCGCTGCTGGGCGAGTCGGCCGACCTGCTGTTCCACCTGATTGTGCTGCTGCGCGCGCGCGGCCTTTCGCTGGACGACGCGGTCGCCGTGCTGCAGGAACGACACGCCCGCTGA